A single Scleropages formosus chromosome 4, fSclFor1.1, whole genome shotgun sequence DNA region contains:
- the malb gene encoding myelin and lymphocyte protein, translating into MASTTAQPMGNLPSGLGICTTLPDIFYLPELVFGGLVWILVASTHVSPPNPLGWVMFVSVFCFVLTFLWLVLFACGAHQNSSAWAAADFVYHFVAVVFYLSASVILAFITLLRKDLDPFKYYQIDIAAVVFSYVATLFYFIHTILSVVRWKSF; encoded by the exons ATGGCATCGACCACGGCGCAGCCCATGGGAAACCTCCCCAGCGGGTTGGGAATCTGCACCACGCTGCCTGACATCTTCTACCTGCCGGAGCTT GTTTTCGGAGGCCTGGTGTGGATCCTGGTCGCCTCGACGCACGTCAGTCCGCCCAACCCTCTGGGATGGGTGATGTTCGTGTCCGTCTTCTGCTTCGTTCTCACCTTCCTGTGGCTCGTGTTGTTTGCGTGCGGAGCGCACCAGAACAGCAGCGCCTGGGCGGCGGCG GATTTCGTTTACCACTTTGTGGCGGTTGTCTTTTACCTCAGTGCCTCCGTTATTCTGGCCTTTATAACTCTACTCAGGAAGGATCTCGATCCGTTCAAGTACTACCAGATCGACATTGCTGCAGTG GTGTTCTCCTACGTGGCCACTCTCTTCTACTTCATCCACACCATTCTGTCCGTAGTCCGGTGGAAGAGCTTCTGA